The genomic DNA AGTCAGGCGAGCAGAAGTCGGGCGAGCAGAAGTCGGGCGAACAGAAGTCGGGCGAACAGAAGTCCGGTGAAGGTGCGGGCGGTCAAGAAGGGGAAGCCTCGAAAGGTAGTGAGGCTGGGGAACCAGGACAGATGGATTCTGGTAAAAACTCCACAGCACAAACTGGAGGCGGCGGAGCAGGTGGAAGCGGTACGGAAACGCCTTCCTCAGTCAGCGAACCTTCATCAGGAGAATCGCCACAGCTTACTCCTGAAGAAGCAAATCTCGCCAATAAGAAGAAGGCGGTCGATCTCGCTCTTAAGAAACTTCAGGACCAAATTGAGCGAGGTGAAACTCCACAAGAATTGATGGAACAACTTGGCTACACCGAGAAGGATCTCTCCTCGTTCATGCAACGCCTCGAAGAGCGTCTGTCAGATCCTGGAATCAACAAAGAAGCTGAGACCGAAGCAGCTCGACGACAATTCGATTCTCTTCTCAAAGGGCTCGATTACAAATCGACCGGCGAGCGCCGCGATGGCGGTGACCATGAGCGTCAGGCAGCTGAAGGTTTTGGTGGCGCCAATCGCCCTGTGATCCCGGAGTATCGAGAAGAAGACGAAGCCTTCAAGCGTAAACTCTCTCGTCAGGGAACAAAAAAATAGTCCCTGCTCGACAAGAGTCATGTCTGTTGAGCAACCCTGAACAGACATGACTTTCGCTCATGAGCTAACATGCAAAAGAGGTAGACAGTGAGGTGAACTGGGATGTTTTCTTAGTTCACCCCACTCCCCCGCGACTTCGGTCAAATTTCTCCCAAACCGAAACGGCATCGACAGAGATCGCTACCTGCTCTCACCGCTGCTTCTCAATTTTCTCTGAAAGAATTCGGCTTTCACTCCGTATCAGTAACTGTCTGCTTCTGCGGGACAAGTTGTGGCTCGATACTTGGGATGCGCAACTTTCTCGCGGTGAAGTAACAGATCGCTTTGAGATTCTTGCAATTCCTCAGCGATCCTGATTCATCGTCTGAAATCTCTCGACTTGACCTACGGAGACAGGATGTCTGTGACGCGACGTAATGGAACGAAAATCCTCCTTCCACGAACTGGTGCTGACGAATTCTGGAAACTGATTCACGATCATTTCGCTGGCGAAGATGAACGCAAATGGAAGTACCTCGCCATGCTCGCCTTGCGAGAAAATGCTGGCTGGCCGCTTGATCGAATCGGAAATGTCTTTGGACACCCCAAAGGCCATGTCACTCGTTGCCTGACAAAAATTAAAAAGGACCTGCGAGAAAGATTTGCCTCCTCACCAGAGTTCCTTGATCTCGACTCCGAATCTCTTTGAAGCTCGCCTCTTCTCATCAAAGGAATTTCCTATGAACATTGAATCTTTATCGGTCAATGACCTCAAGCCGGCCCCTTACAACCCTCGCCTCAGACTTAAACCGGGTGATGCAGCTTGGGAAAAGCTGGAACGATCACTCGATGAATTCGATCTGGTCCAACCGATCGTCTGGAATCGACAAACCGGACACATTGTCTCTGGACACCAACGCCTGGCAGTACTCAAACATCGTGGATACGAATCCGTCGATTGTGCTGTCGTTGACCTTTCCATTGAAAAAGAAAAAGCTCTCAACGTCACACTCAATAACCAGTCGGTCGGCAGCGACTGGGATGCCGAGAAGCTCGTCGACCTCGTCAGTGAACTTCAATCACTTCCAGATTTCGACGCGACATTGACTGGCTTCGACGAACAACAATTAAAAGACCTCGTCCTTACTCCATGCTTGTCCGAAGAGGCCGAAATGGTTGAAGAGTTCAACGAATCTTTGACTCGCGTGACCTTTGAAATCCCGAACGAATTGTGGGAACAAACTCGCAAGGAGTTCGATGAAATTCTAAGCCGACATCCCCAAATTCGGTTACACGTCGGAACCTAAGCAATTTCGTATTTTCGTGTCCGCGTGGAGTGTTTTTCATCTCGTAAACCACTCATCTCCACGAGACTGGTCGAGTACGTTTCTTTCAAACGGAATTTGATTTCAATCTGCTGCGACAAAAAAATTCCCCAACGAACTCGCACTCAGCAGCAACCTGAAACTTGCCACAGCAACAATTCCTTTCCATCAGGTCCAGCATGAAAATTTCGGCACAACATCAATTCCTTCCCAAGACGAATTCAACACGTTCATCAATGGTGATGGACAACTTCGGAATCAGCTTTGAACAGGGTCTGCATGTCATCGCTGACGGACTCGACTTGCCTGTTCAGTCGGGGCAAATCGTCATCTTCACTGGTGAGAGCGGCTCTGGAAAATCGTCGCTAATGAAATCGCTCCGTACCGAACTTGAAAGAGATCATCAAACGATCGTTTCTCTCGATGAACTCGATCTTGGTACTGAAATCCTCGTCGACGAGCTCGATCTTCCTTTTGAAGAGGCATTACAGCTTCTCTCGGCGTGCGGTTTGGGAGAAGCACATTTGCTGTTGCGAACTCCTCATGAACTCTCGGATGGACAGCGATACCGATTTCGACTTGCCAAGGCTTTGTCGAGTCGGGCGGACTGGATTGTCGCAGACGAATACACAGCGACGCTTGATCGGACACTTGCCAAAGTTGTCTCATTGAACTTGCGAAAAACGGCTGATCGATCTGCAACCGGATTTCTTCTGGCCACGACTCACGACGACATCATCGACGATCTTTCACCTGATATACATGTTCATTGTCAGCTGAATGGAACAATTGACGTGCATGTTGCTGAGAGTAACGGGAGTAAAAAAAAAGCCTCTCGATCGCTGATGGCTTCTGGATTTCACCTGGCACCAAATCCGACTGGCCGTATTTCTCACGGTGGCATTACCGCAGCCACCAACTCGGGTTGATTCGAAAGATCATGCTGTTGTGGCACGAGAAGATCCCCATCGGAATCTGTATTTTGAACTCACCTCCCAAAACTCTCTCGATGCGAAATCGCTTCTTTGGTCGCTCGGGGAAATGGGAGAGAACTTCGATGCGGACACTCAATACTCAACTCGTCCTTCTTTCTCGCGTCGTCATTCACCCCACGTTTCGAGGCGCTGGCATCGCAAGCCAGTTCGTGAGGCGCGTTTGCGAACTGAGCGGCTACCCATGGATTGAAACACTTGCCCAAATGGGGCATATCAATCCATTTTTTGAGCGTGCCGGATTTCAACGTGTGGGAGTCTCGCAAGCTCAGCAACGCTCTCGAAACGGACACTCCAAACTCTACGGAAATCGACAAAACTATGCCGAAGAAAAAGGCCTCATCTCTCAAGAAACGTTCAACAAAAGCCGCTACTCCAACCCCGTCTACTACATCTTCGACAACCGCGAAAACTACGACCAAACAAACTTCAAAGCGGGCAGCAAAACGAACAGCAAAGAAGAAGGCAACTAAGAAGCCAGGCAATCAGGATTCGCGAGAGTCCCCCGCAGCAACAACGCCGATCGCAACAGCGCCGATCGCAGCACCATCAGCAGCACCGATTGCAGCTGCGACCTTTCTGAAGAAATCAGACAGCCCGACACTTCTCTCGGAGGAAGTTCAATACTCCTACATGACCTTGCTTTCCCGAGGAGCTTCGCCGGCAGCGGCCTGTTCCCAACTTGGAATCTTGTTAGCAGACGTCATCTGGACCATGGAACATGACTCCGGTTTTCAGTCGATGATGAACCGTGTTCAGGAACTTCTCAGTCAAAATGTTGCAGCAGCTTTGTATCGTTCAGCGATGGAAGGAAGTGTTACTGCCCAACAAAACTACTTGAAAGCTTACCCCCCACCTGGGTGTGGCGCAACCATCGAAGGTTCAGAAAAAGACCCTGAACCCGAGATGACAGATGAAGAACTTATCGAGTACCTCAGGCAAGAAGCAACGGCTTTCCTTGCTGAACTTAATTCAGACAGCACGTTCGAAGTTTCGAAAAGTCCCACCATGTGAATTTCGAAATCAAATCCTTCTGCCTGTTGAACAAGGGATGTCATTTCAGGACGAAAGACTCTCCTGGCAAGAGGACGACCTGGCGGCTCTCGACAGGGCGTGGGAAGAACTGGCTGGGCATCGGCGACGTGGTAAGAAAACCATCCGCCGAGCTTACGTGGAGCGCCCACGCGGACATTCCAAGACATCCGACATGGCCCTGCAAATTGCGTGGATTCTTCTGGCTTCTAAACGTCCTTTGATCGGTCTCGCTGCCGCCGCAGATCGGGATCAGGCGAACTTCATTCACGACTCATTGCATCGTTTGGCAAATGCTAATCCAGAGCTATTGCAAAACCTGAAATTTGTTCAGCACGAAGTCCGAAATCCTCTGTCAGGCAGCCGGTTAGAAGTCATCTCCTCCGATGTCAAAAGCTCTTACGGTGCGTTACCAGACTTTGTGGTGTGTGATGAACTCAGCCACTGGGAAAAGCCAGATATGTGGTATTCCTTACTCTCATCAGCTGCCAAGAAGCCAAACTGCGTCCTCACAATCCTCACGAACGCAGGAGTTGGTCGTGGCTGGCAATGGGAGATTCGGGAACATGCCCGGCAAGATTCATCGTGGTATTTTTCGTCGCTCGATGGTCCGCACGCACCCTGGATTACAGATGACTGGCTCGCTGAACAAAAAGCATTGCTTCCCGAACCGGTCTTTGAACGCCTCTGGATGAACCGCTGGCAACATTCCGATGGAAATTTTGTCACGCTAGCTGAAGCAGAAGCATGTCGAAATGAAGAACTGAGTTATCAAATCGACGGACAACCAGGTCAGTTGTACGTCGCAACAATCGACTACGCGGAAAAACGAGACTTCACCGTTGGCTGCGTTTGTCACCGTGAAGGTGAGACCGTGGTCGTTGACCGCATGGATGTTGTGAAGCCGACCAGCTCGCAGCCTACACAAATCAGCTGGGTGGAAGATTGGATCGAAGATATCGCCAGCCGGTTTCATCGCGTCCGTTTTGTGGTCGATGAATATCAGTTGTTGAGCACGATCCAGCAACTGGAAAATCGCTACCCAATCGAGCGATTCGCATTTCAGTCCGGTCAAGGAAACCAAAAGCTGGCGGTACAACTGCGACAGCTTCTCTTACATCGAAAACTTCAATGGTATCCCGGATGCGGTACTGTCCCCGGGATTCATCGTGATGACCTTGAAACCGAACTTTCGTCGCTGTTGCTGAGGCACTCAAGTAGCGGTCGTGTCCGCATCGATCATATCCAGGACGGGCAACATCACGATGACCGTGCCTTCGCACTGGGAGTCGCCTGTTTGGCACTCACCGAGGATCATGCAGCTTCCGCCGAAATGATTGTCACGCCGCCAGCGATCAATGGAGCATTTTACCTAAGGTAAGATCACGCTTCCCTGCAGACTCACTCTCACTTCGACTTCGTCTTTGGTTTCGATTTCGGCTTCTTCTTGACTTTTGCTTGCGGCCGACAAAGTGGAGGGCCGATGTTCGCCAGGGGGATACTCGGGTTCGGATCCGAGAGAACCTCAGCGACCGTTGTTGACTGAAATGCCTCTTCCATCACTTGAATTGCATCATCCATCCGTTTGTGGAGCGGGCATAAATACTCTCCATGTGCTTCAAGTCCGAGCGGGCATGTCGTAATTCGTCCGAGTGGCTCAACCGCGTTGACAACATCAAGAATCGTAAGTTCGCTCGGGGAGGCCACCAACGAAATCCCTCCGCCGACACCACGTTGCGAACGCAGTATCCCTTCATTCCGTAGGCCTTGCAGCACCTTCGAGAGATACGCAGTCGGGACTTGTGTTGCCGCCGCAATTTCGCCCGTTGTTTGTGCGTCGGGACAAACCGACGCCAAATGAACGACAGCACGCAATGCATATTCAACAGTTTGAGACAACATCAAAGATTCAATTCTTTCTTGGCGACTCGTTCAAACGTAGGAATTCATTTCAATTCAGCCCCACCCTTAATCTCTATCAAGATCGTGATTGACTTGCGAGAGGTTTATCGCAACCAGGATCGGATTGAGAACTGATCAAAAGACTTGCATTTGACCTCGCAACCAGTGAAAAACTTCATTCCAGAAGTGCCTCGATGACTTCTAAACAACTCCCGTATTGAAGCCAGGAATCGCAAAAAGCTTCACTCTCCGGGATGACGAAGGGAGTCAACTCTCCCGTGTGCCCGTGAAGAACGCAATACTCTAGAAATGATCCTGAAACTTAAAATTGCTCTCTCTCAAACGTTAAGAAAAGCAGCTATTCCAGAGGTTTTCGGACTGGTTCTAGTTAAAATGCTATTCGCCACGAGGCAAATCCTGCACTTCAAGTTGAAAGATGCACTAATGGAATTGTTTTTCGCGGTATTCTGGACAAGTGTCGTCTCTTTATTGTAACCAAATCTGCTCAGAGAACTTGAACAGACTTACGGAACGGGTTGAAATGCAAATGAAATCTGGTCCCAAACAGAGCGAGCCATCTGTTCGTGACCGGGTTGTGATAAATGAATTGTGTCCAGAGTGTTTTCAGGACTGGCAAGAATTTTTGCGAGTTCACGTTTTGGAATCAATTGTACAGAATAGCGTCTTGCGAGTCTTCTTTGCACTGAACCAAACCGATTGAACGTCGGCGGGACAGGCAACTCGAACATAACCACTGTTTGGTGGCTTGCTGTCACCTGGCTGAGAAACTCGTTCAGCGATCGTTCAAAATCTGGGACACTGGTCGCCCCGAGAACATCATTTCCCCCGAGTTCGATCAGAATGACTCCGTCAACGAGGGCGAGCTCATCCAGCCGTTTCAATTCCGATCCGACTGTCGCGCCCATTCTGGAATAGTCGATCACCCGAATACTATGCTTCCTGCTCAGCAGATTCGGCCATGTTATCGCTTCGTTTTCACTAATTCCGGCAGTCAGGGAATCCGCAAAAATCACAAGCGTACGCGGAGCTGGCTCGTCAAAATCTGGTCGACGTCGCCCGCTTAGCTCATTGGCAAGCGAGAGACTGACAAACGCAATCACAACGACGATGAAAATCGTTCCGAAGCGTCGGCTCGACCGAAAGTGAAATCGCCAAATCATCCAACTGATCCCCAGTCCCGCCCCAGCGAAATAGTAGAGACCGTTGCCAGGGACCGCGGTCATGACCATCAAAAGCAGGCCGAAAATGCCACACAGACTCGCCAACCGCTGGACGACCATGCGGCCTGAAGCGATGCCCAACAGGGCAGCGACGAGCATCGCATTCCCCGTCAAAAACGCATCACCACTCACAAGATGGAAAACGAAAACATTCATCCCTGTCGGTCCCGAGAAAATTCACGATAAGATCGAAAGCGCGATCGACATTCGGTACGTTAAGATTGACTCGACAGTTTGATATTCTTGAGACAGGACAAGCGTTATGGCGGAAAAGACGATTTTCAAGAAGATTATCGACAAAGAAATCCCTGCAGACATCATTTACGAAGACGAGCTCTGCTTAGCCTTCAAGGATTTGAATCCTCAAGCACCTGTACACATTTTGGTCATCCCCAAAAAAGAAATTCGCTCGCTGGGGACCATTGAAGCTGAGGACCAGACACTGCTAGGGCATTTACTACTGGTGATCCGAAAACTGGCTGAAGACCTGAAACTCTCAGAGGGATTTCGAACCGTCGCAAATACCGGAAAAGATGGTGGTCAAACAGTCGATCATCTGCACTTCCACCTGCTTGGCCAGCGTCCACTCGATTGGCCACCCGGTTAGAGGCAGATTGACGACTGGACGGTCCAACAGCTGGAATTCACAGCCGACAATAAGATGAGCGAGGCCTCAACGAGGGGCCTTTAAAAATGGCCCCAAAACAAATGGATTGTTGTCGGGGCTCTCAGAAAGCGTTACATCAATGCGATGACTTACAATTCGCTTATTTATCGCTGACTTCTTACGACACGTTCGATGTTGCGATCCAGTAGTAAGTTAAAATTGTCATCGAAGTCATCGCGATCACAGTATAAAGAAAGAACACTGAGAGCATCTTTCCGATGTTCTCACCCGCTTCCGCGTCGTCAGCATCAAATTGTTTGATCTCTTCGGGGGCGAAGAGTTCTTCAGATTCAGAAATGGTCTGCTCAGACATAATTCGCTCTCTAGCGAGTATTGATGTGTTTGGTTTGGTGTGCCAAGGGCAATTGTTATGAAACTGGCGAAGAAAGTCGAGCCAATTCTCGGCTGTCGAAAATCAAGAATCACAGAGTCCCGAGGTTGGGAGAGCACCTTTTTCAAAAAAGCGGATATTTCTGGTTGACTCTCCTCCCAGTTCCAGCTTATTTTGCCCTGCAGAGAATCATGTGTCGTCACACACGCATTTTGAGCGTTGCAGTCGCTCGGAACCTCAACTCATGAGGATTGTGCGATGCGGATTTTCAAACAACTTCTCCAAGACGAATTTGGCGCAATACTCTCTGCGGAAGCAGTGGTTATTGGGACGATTGCCGTTATTGGTGTTTCTGTCGGACTGAATGCAGCTTCAAAATCAGTAAATGCCGAACTCTTCGAATTCGCGTCGGCGATTCGACATCTGGATCAAAGCTACTCTGTCAGCAAAGTCGAAATCGACGGTGACTGGACTGCCGGATCAGCTTACACACAGCCAGACGTCAAAAAATCTATGAAAGAGCTTGAGAAGAGCTACTTGAAAGAACAAAAAGAAGTTGAGGAAAAATTGCAACAGCTGCAAAAAGAGCTCATCGAGAGAGAGAAAGAAGCAGAAGAGCAAGAAACTCCTCGAAAAAAACGTCGAAAGAAGCAAAGGGACGAAAGCAAAATCTAGCCCTCTGCATTGCTTGCAGTGCCCGTGAAACGGCACTTTTAGCACTTCACAGGTTGCTCACGACGAAGCAAAACGTAAAGCGCAACAGACTGGTCTCCCTGAGAAAATTCGACTTAGGATGCTATGAGGGAATCGCTTGCAATAAAAACCTTATCATTATCGAGCGTATCCTGAGGGCGTCAAAGTCGCCTCATCAAGGCACCACTTTGACGAAAATTCAGTGAACAACTTCGACTCGCTCCCGGTTTACTCCGTCCATCAGTTTTTGGACTCTGGATTCTGTAAGTTGAGTCAATTCAGCTGCTGTGTACTTCTGTGAGGAAAGGTCGATTCGATCCCCAAACTGGACAACGACCTTTCTCTCTCCACGAGGGGTTGGGTAATGAAGCTCGAAAAGGTCTTCTTCGAATTTATCAATCGTTTCCGCGATCCGTTCGAT from Thalassoglobus polymorphus includes the following:
- a CDS encoding ParB N-terminal domain-containing protein; its protein translation is MNIESLSVNDLKPAPYNPRLRLKPGDAAWEKLERSLDEFDLVQPIVWNRQTGHIVSGHQRLAVLKHRGYESVDCAVVDLSIEKEKALNVTLNNQSVGSDWDAEKLVDLVSELQSLPDFDATLTGFDEQQLKDLVLTPCLSEEAEMVEEFNESLTRVTFEIPNELWEQTRKEFDEILSRHPQIRLHVGT
- a CDS encoding GNAT family N-acetyltransferase, with protein sequence MLLWHEKIPIGICILNSPPKTLSMRNRFFGRSGKWERTSMRTLNTQLVLLSRVVIHPTFRGAGIASQFVRRVCELSGYPWIETLAQMGHINPFFERAGFQRVGVSQAQQRSRNGHSKLYGNRQNYAEEKGLISQETFNKSRYSNPVYYIFDNRENYDQTNFKAGSKTNSKEEGN
- a CDS encoding SGNH/GDSL hydrolase family protein, giving the protein MNVFVFHLVSGDAFLTGNAMLVAALLGIASGRMVVQRLASLCGIFGLLLMVMTAVPGNGLYYFAGAGLGISWMIWRFHFRSSRRFGTIFIVVVIAFVSLSLANELSGRRRPDFDEPAPRTLVIFADSLTAGISENEAITWPNLLSRKHSIRVIDYSRMGATVGSELKRLDELALVDGVILIELGGNDVLGATSVPDFERSLNEFLSQVTASHQTVVMFELPVPPTFNRFGSVQRRLARRYSVQLIPKRELAKILASPENTLDTIHLSQPGHEQMARSVWDQISFAFQPVP
- a CDS encoding RrF2 family transcriptional regulator, with translation MLSQTVEYALRAVVHLASVCPDAQTTGEIAAATQVPTAYLSKVLQGLRNEGILRSQRGVGGGISLVASPSELTILDVVNAVEPLGRITTCPLGLEAHGEYLCPLHKRMDDAIQVMEEAFQSTTVAEVLSDPNPSIPLANIGPPLCRPQAKVKKKPKSKPKTKSK
- a CDS encoding ATP-binding cassette domain-containing protein; amino-acid sequence: MKISAQHQFLPKTNSTRSSMVMDNFGISFEQGLHVIADGLDLPVQSGQIVIFTGESGSGKSSLMKSLRTELERDHQTIVSLDELDLGTEILVDELDLPFEEALQLLSACGLGEAHLLLRTPHELSDGQRYRFRLAKALSSRADWIVADEYTATLDRTLAKVVSLNLRKTADRSATGFLLATTHDDIIDDLSPDIHVHCQLNGTIDVHVAESNGSKKKASRSLMASGFHLAPNPTGRISHGGITAATNSG
- a CDS encoding terminase large subunit domain-containing protein, with protein sequence MSFQDERLSWQEDDLAALDRAWEELAGHRRRGKKTIRRAYVERPRGHSKTSDMALQIAWILLASKRPLIGLAAAADRDQANFIHDSLHRLANANPELLQNLKFVQHEVRNPLSGSRLEVISSDVKSSYGALPDFVVCDELSHWEKPDMWYSLLSSAAKKPNCVLTILTNAGVGRGWQWEIREHARQDSSWYFSSLDGPHAPWITDDWLAEQKALLPEPVFERLWMNRWQHSDGNFVTLAEAEACRNEELSYQIDGQPGQLYVATIDYAEKRDFTVGCVCHREGETVVVDRMDVVKPTSSQPTQISWVEDWIEDIASRFHRVRFVVDEYQLLSTIQQLENRYPIERFAFQSGQGNQKLAVQLRQLLLHRKLQWYPGCGTVPGIHRDDLETELSSLLLRHSSSGRVRIDHIQDGQHHDDRAFALGVACLALTEDHAASAEMIVTPPAINGAFYLR
- a CDS encoding histidine triad nucleotide-binding protein, with protein sequence MAEKTIFKKIIDKEIPADIIYEDELCLAFKDLNPQAPVHILVIPKKEIRSLGTIEAEDQTLLGHLLLVIRKLAEDLKLSEGFRTVANTGKDGGQTVDHLHFHLLGQRPLDWPPG